The following are from one region of the Ochotona princeps isolate mOchPri1 chromosome 4, mOchPri1.hap1, whole genome shotgun sequence genome:
- the BDNF gene encoding brain-derived neurotrophic factor isoform X2: MTILFLTMVISYFGCMKAAPMKEANVRGQGSLVYPGVRTHGTLESMNGPKTGSRGVTSLADTFEHVIEELLDEDQKVRPNEESNKDADLYSSRVMLSSQVPLEPPLLFLLEEYKNYLDAANMSMRVRRHSDPARRGELSVCDSISEWVTAADKKTAVDMSGGTVTVLEKVPVSKGQLKQYFYETKCNPMGYTKEGCRGIDKRHWNSQCRTTQSYVRALTMDSKKRIGWRFIRIDTSCVCTLTIKRGR, from the coding sequence ATGACCATCCTTTTCCTTACTATGGTTATTTCATACTTCGGTTGCATGAAGGCTGCCCCCATGAAAGAAGCCAACGTCCGAGGACAAGGCAGCTTGGTGTACCCGGGTGTGCGGACCCATGGGACTCTGGAGAGCATGAATGGGCCCAAAACAGGTTCAAGAGGTGTGACATCATTGGCTGACACTTTTGAACATGTGATTGAAGAGCTGCTGGATGAGGACCAGAAAGTTCGACCCAATGAAGAAAGCAATAAGGACGCGGACTTGTACTCTTCCAGGGTGATGCTTAGTAGTCAAGTGCCTTTGGAGcctcctcttctgtttctgctggaGGAATACAAAAATTATCTCGATGCTGCAAACATGTCCATGAGGGTCCGCCGCCACTCTGACCCTGCTCGTCGTGGGGAGCTGAGCGTGTGTGACAGTATTAGTGAGTGGGTGACAGCGGCAGACAAAAAGACTGCAGTGGACATGTCAGGTGGGACCGTCACAGTCCTTGAGAAGGTCCCTGTATCGAAAGGCCAACTGAAGCAGTACTTCTACGAGACCAAATGCAATCCCATGGGTTACACGAAAGAAGGCTGCAGAGGCATAGACAAAAGGCATTGGAACTCCCAGTGCCGAACTACCCAATCGTACGTGCGGGCCCTTACCATGGATAGCAAAAAGCGAATTGGCTGGCGATTCATAAGGATAGACACTTCTTGTGTATGTACATTGACCATTAAAAGGGGAAGATAG
- the BDNF gene encoding brain-derived neurotrophic factor isoform X1, which yields MFHQVRRVMTILFLTMVISYFGCMKAAPMKEANVRGQGSLVYPGVRTHGTLESMNGPKTGSRGVTSLADTFEHVIEELLDEDQKVRPNEESNKDADLYSSRVMLSSQVPLEPPLLFLLEEYKNYLDAANMSMRVRRHSDPARRGELSVCDSISEWVTAADKKTAVDMSGGTVTVLEKVPVSKGQLKQYFYETKCNPMGYTKEGCRGIDKRHWNSQCRTTQSYVRALTMDSKKRIGWRFIRIDTSCVCTLTIKRGR from the coding sequence TTCCACCAGGTGAGAAGAGTGATGACCATCCTTTTCCTTACTATGGTTATTTCATACTTCGGTTGCATGAAGGCTGCCCCCATGAAAGAAGCCAACGTCCGAGGACAAGGCAGCTTGGTGTACCCGGGTGTGCGGACCCATGGGACTCTGGAGAGCATGAATGGGCCCAAAACAGGTTCAAGAGGTGTGACATCATTGGCTGACACTTTTGAACATGTGATTGAAGAGCTGCTGGATGAGGACCAGAAAGTTCGACCCAATGAAGAAAGCAATAAGGACGCGGACTTGTACTCTTCCAGGGTGATGCTTAGTAGTCAAGTGCCTTTGGAGcctcctcttctgtttctgctggaGGAATACAAAAATTATCTCGATGCTGCAAACATGTCCATGAGGGTCCGCCGCCACTCTGACCCTGCTCGTCGTGGGGAGCTGAGCGTGTGTGACAGTATTAGTGAGTGGGTGACAGCGGCAGACAAAAAGACTGCAGTGGACATGTCAGGTGGGACCGTCACAGTCCTTGAGAAGGTCCCTGTATCGAAAGGCCAACTGAAGCAGTACTTCTACGAGACCAAATGCAATCCCATGGGTTACACGAAAGAAGGCTGCAGAGGCATAGACAAAAGGCATTGGAACTCCCAGTGCCGAACTACCCAATCGTACGTGCGGGCCCTTACCATGGATAGCAAAAAGCGAATTGGCTGGCGATTCATAAGGATAGACACTTCTTGTGTATGTACATTGACCATTAAAAGGGGAAGATAG